In one Campylobacter insulaenigrae NCTC 12927 genomic region, the following are encoded:
- a CDS encoding major outer membrane protein, whose protein sequence is MKLVKLSLVAALAAGAFSAANAVSLEEAIKDVDVSGMLRYRFESDRLDMGSKPHNAYSQTSNPTGNHPGVQDRGYNGSKNNTHKFKSQLNFKAALDDNFKAFVQFEYNTGEYGFGDDGTKKVGTNTHSTFAVKQAYLEYMNEAYATNVIFGKMEIDSIWTDDGVGTGAKVLNNSIEGLTFAGYWFDSFNDQDDGDFSELGIRNSSLYGAAVLGDFDPFAFQLWAAYSAGWAYLYAVDASYKFAFNDANFKIEGQYLGNVLESYHDDHGFSNGNFYAARFSGDISAFDFQAGIVGYGDKNEYSLVTLEDTGKVITAGEQIFYSDGSSLNGDFGKNLFYFAGIGYTFAETLRVGFDYIGGTTKFDKADDIDKNEFVGSVSYAYSPKLTFSGFYSYLTEDYNEKGVSDNKDQYIRLEALYKF, encoded by the coding sequence ATGAAACTAGTTAAACTTAGTTTAGTAGCAGCTTTAGCTGCAGGTGCTTTTTCAGCAGCAAACGCTGTTTCACTTGAAGAAGCTATAAAAGACGTTGATGTATCAGGTATGTTAAGATACAGATTTGAATCTGATAGATTAGATATGGGTTCTAAACCACATAATGCTTATTCACAAACCAGTAATCCTACCGGTAATCATCCAGGTGTTCAAGATAGAGGATATAACGGTTCTAAAAATAATACTCATAAATTTAAATCTCAATTAAATTTCAAAGCAGCTTTAGATGATAATTTTAAAGCATTTGTTCAATTTGAATACAACACAGGTGAATACGGATTCGGAGATGATGGTACAAAAAAAGTTGGAACAAACACTCATAGTACATTCGCTGTTAAACAAGCTTACTTAGAGTATATGAATGAAGCTTATGCTACTAATGTAATCTTTGGTAAAATGGAAATAGATTCTATTTGGACTGATGATGGCGTAGGAACAGGTGCTAAAGTTTTAAATAATTCTATCGAAGGTTTAACTTTTGCAGGTTACTGGTTTGATAGTTTTAATGACCAAGATGATGGAGATTTTTCTGAGCTTGGTATAAGAAATTCATCTTTATATGGTGCAGCTGTATTAGGTGATTTTGATCCATTCGCATTCCAATTATGGGCTGCTTACTCAGCAGGTTGGGCATATTTATATGCAGTAGATGCAAGCTATAAATTCGCATTTAACGATGCTAACTTTAAAATCGAAGGTCAATATTTAGGAAATGTTTTAGAAAGCTATCATGATGATCACGGATTTTCAAATGGTAACTTCTATGCGGCTAGATTTTCAGGTGATATTTCAGCTTTTGATTTCCAAGCAGGTATAGTTGGTTATGGTGATAAAAATGAATATAGTCTTGTGACTTTAGAAGATACAGGTAAAGTTATTACTGCTGGAGAACAAATATTCTATTCAGATGGTAGTTCTTTAAATGGAGATTTTGGTAAAAACTTATTCTATTTCGCAGGCATAGGTTATACTTTTGCTGAAACTTTAAGAGTAGGTTTTGACTATATTGGTGGTACTACTAAATTTGATAAAGCAGATGATATAGATAAAAATGAATTTGTTGGAAGTGTATCTTATGCTTATAGTCCAAAACTTACATTTAGTGGATTCTATTCTTATTTAACTGAAGATTATAATGAAAAAGGTGTAAGTGATAATAAAGATCAATATATTAGACTTGAAGCTTTATATAAATTCTAA
- a CDS encoding YaaA family protein → MKILFSPSEGKTKKCNNEVINKKSFIFEEKYEKRIEVISKYQNYINTLNDEELRNFFDIKDDNEIFELKNDIFQRKGLKAIERYNGVAYDFLNYKKLNLQEKKYIDENVIIFSNLFGPVRAGDNLPYYKFKQGKKIKNFNIEKFYKDNFSKELDNFLKDEVVIDLRAKFYEKFYVLNQPYISFTFLKNSKVLSHYAKAYRGMILNFLAINNITNKKEVLEKLPQNLKIKEIKIQGLKKEIILEIMS, encoded by the coding sequence ATGAAAATATTATTCTCACCTAGTGAAGGAAAAACAAAAAAATGTAATAATGAAGTGATAAATAAAAAATCATTTATTTTTGAAGAAAAATACGAAAAAAGAATAGAAGTCATTTCAAAATATCAAAATTATATCAATACCTTAAATGATGAAGAATTAAGAAATTTTTTTGATATAAAAGATGACAATGAAATTTTTGAACTTAAAAATGATATATTTCAAAGAAAAGGTCTTAAAGCTATAGAAAGATATAATGGTGTTGCGTATGATTTTTTAAACTACAAAAAACTTAATTTACAAGAAAAAAAATATATAGATGAAAATGTAATTATATTTTCAAATTTATTTGGTCCTGTAAGAGCGGGTGATAATTTACCTTATTATAAATTTAAACAAGGTAAGAAAATTAAAAATTTTAATATAGAAAAATTTTATAAAGATAATTTTTCAAAAGAATTAGACAATTTTTTAAAAGATGAAGTGGTAATTGATTTAAGAGCTAAATTTTATGAAAAATTTTATGTTTTAAATCAACCTTATATAAGTTTTACATTTTTAAAAAATTCTAAAGTGCTAAGTCATTATGCCAAAGCTTATAGAGGAATGATTTTAAATTTTTTAGCGATAAATAATATTACAAATAAAAAAGAAGTACTTGAAAAATTACCACAAAACCTAAAAATAAAAGAAATTAAAATACAAGGATTGAAAAAAGAAATAATTTTAGAAATAATGAGCTAG
- the tuf gene encoding elongation factor Tu: MAKEKFSRNKPHVNIGTIGHVDHGKTTLTAAISAVLSRRGLAELKDYDNIDNAPEEKERGITIATSHIEYETENRHYAHVDCPGHADYVKNMITGAAQMDGAILVVSAADGPMPQTREHILLSRQVGVPYIVVFMNKADMVDDAELLELVEMEIRELLSSYDFPGDDTPIISGSALQALEEAKAGQDGEWSKKILDLMAAVDDYIPTPTRDTDKDFLMPIEDVFSISGRGTVVTGRIEKGVVKVGDTIEIVGIRDTQTTTVTGVEMFRKEMEQGEAGDNVGVLLRGTKKEDVLRGMVLAKPKSITPHTDFEAEVYILNKDEGGRHTPFFNNYRPQFYVRTTDVTGAIKLADGVEMVMPGENVSITVSLIAPVALEEGTRFAIREGGRTVGSGVVAKIIK, translated from the coding sequence ATGGCTAAAGAAAAATTTTCACGTAATAAGCCTCACGTAAATATTGGTACTATTGGTCACGTTGATCATGGTAAAACTACTTTAACAGCTGCGATTTCTGCTGTTCTTTCAAGAAGAGGATTGGCTGAGCTTAAAGATTATGATAATATCGATAATGCTCCTGAAGAAAAAGAGCGTGGTATTACTATCGCAACTTCACACATTGAATATGAAACTGAAAATCGTCACTATGCACACGTAGATTGTCCAGGTCACGCCGACTATGTTAAAAATATGATTACTGGTGCTGCACAAATGGATGGTGCTATTCTTGTTGTTTCAGCTGCAGATGGTCCGATGCCACAAACTAGAGAGCATATTCTACTTTCTCGTCAAGTAGGTGTTCCTTACATTGTTGTATTTATGAATAAAGCTGATATGGTTGATGATGCTGAATTGTTAGAATTAGTTGAAATGGAAATTAGAGAGTTATTAAGTTCTTATGATTTTCCAGGAGATGATACTCCTATTATTTCAGGTTCTGCATTACAAGCGCTTGAAGAAGCAAAAGCTGGTCAAGATGGAGAATGGTCAAAGAAAATTTTAGATCTTATGGCTGCTGTTGATGATTATATTCCAACTCCAACTCGTGATACAGATAAAGATTTCTTAATGCCAATTGAAGATGTTTTTTCAATTTCAGGTCGTGGAACTGTTGTTACAGGTAGAATTGAAAAAGGTGTTGTAAAAGTAGGCGATACTATTGAAATCGTTGGTATCAGAGATACTCAAACAACAACTGTAACTGGTGTTGAAATGTTTAGAAAAGAAATGGAGCAAGGTGAAGCTGGAGATAACGTAGGTGTTCTTCTTCGTGGTACTAAAAAAGAAGATGTTCTACGTGGTATGGTGCTTGCTAAACCAAAATCAATTACTCCACATACAGATTTTGAAGCAGAAGTTTATATTTTAAATAAAGATGAAGGTGGTCGTCATACTCCATTCTTTAATAACTATAGACCACAATTTTATGTAAGAACAACTGATGTTACAGGTGCTATTAAACTTGCTGATGGCGTTGAAATGGTTATGCCAGGTGAAAACGTAAGTATTACAGTAAGTCTTATTGCTCCAGTTGCGCTTGAAGAAGGTACACGTTTTGCTATCCGTGAAGGTGGTCGTACTGTTGGCTCAGGTGTTGTTGCTAAAATTATTAAATAA
- the rpmG gene encoding 50S ribosomal protein L33 translates to MRIKVGLKCEECGDINYSTFKNSKNTTEKLELKKYCPRLKKHTIHKEVKLKS, encoded by the coding sequence ATGAGAATTAAAGTTGGTTTAAAATGTGAAGAATGTGGTGATATTAATTACAGCACATTTAAAAATAGTAAAAATACAACTGAAAAATTAGAGTTAAAAAAATATTGTCCAAGATTAAAAAAACATACAATTCATAAAGAAGTTAAATTAAAAAGTTAA
- the secE gene encoding preprotein translocase subunit SecE has protein sequence MEKLITYFKLSKAELAKVIWPLKEQVRNAYITVFVVVTVVSLFLALVDLLMSFSLSKIIG, from the coding sequence ATGGAAAAATTAATAACTTATTTTAAATTATCAAAAGCTGAATTGGCAAAAGTAATTTGGCCTTTAAAAGAACAAGTTAGAAATGCTTATATTACAGTTTTTGTAGTTGTTACCGTTGTGTCGTTGTTTTTAGCATTAGTAGATTTACTTATGTCATTTTCATTATCTAAGATTATAGGATAA
- the nusG gene encoding transcription termination/antitermination protein NusG has protein sequence MNHKWYAIQTYAGSEMAVKRAIENLVRDNGIEDRLLDVIVPTEDVIEFKNGKEKISERSLYSGYVFANIDLSTELWHKIQSLPKVGRFIGESKNPTPLSEKDINLILEKVKNKAAPKPKISFDREESVRITEGPFANFVGIVEEYDMVRGVLKLNVSIFGRSTPVEILYSQVEKIV, from the coding sequence ATGAATCATAAATGGTATGCAATTCAAACTTATGCTGGGAGTGAAATGGCAGTTAAAAGAGCCATTGAAAATTTGGTAAGAGATAATGGTATTGAAGATCGATTACTTGATGTTATAGTTCCAACTGAAGATGTAATTGAATTTAAAAATGGTAAAGAAAAAATAAGCGAGAGAAGTTTATATTCAGGTTATGTTTTTGCAAATATTGATTTATCAACAGAGCTTTGGCATAAAATTCAATCATTGCCAAAGGTAGGTCGTTTTATCGGTGAGAGTAAAAATCCAACTCCATTAAGTGAAAAAGATATTAATCTTATTTTAGAAAAGGTTAAAAATAAAGCGGCACCAAAACCTAAGATTTCATTTGATAGAGAAGAAAGTGTAAGAATTACCGAGGGTCCTTTTGCAAATTTTGTTGGTATTGTAGAAGAATATGATATGGTAAGAGGTGTTTTAAAGTTGAATGTTTCTATTTTTGGAAGATCAACACCTGTTGAAATTTTATATTCTCAAGTTGAAAAAATTGTTTGA
- the rplK gene encoding 50S ribosomal protein L11: MAKKVVGEIKLQIAATKANPSPPVGPALGQQGVNIMEFCKAFNERTKDMAGFNIPVVITVYADKSFTFITKQPPATDLIKKAAGISKGTDNPLKNKVGKLTKAQVLEIVDKKIADMNTKDREQAAKIIMGSARSMGVEIVD, from the coding sequence ATGGCTAAAAAAGTCGTAGGTGAAATAAAATTACAAATAGCTGCTACTAAGGCTAATCCATCACCTCCTGTTGGTCCTGCATTGGGACAACAAGGTGTTAATATTATGGAATTTTGTAAAGCATTTAACGAAAGAACTAAGGATATGGCAGGTTTTAATATACCAGTTGTTATTACTGTTTATGCTGATAAAAGTTTTACATTTATAACAAAGCAACCACCAGCAACAGATTTAATTAAAAAAGCTGCTGGAATTTCTAAAGGAACTGACAATCCACTTAAAAATAAAGTTGGAAAATTAACTAAAGCTCAAGTTTTAGAAATAGTTGATAAAAAAATTGCTGATATGAATACCAAAGACAGAGAACAAGCTGCTAAGATTATTATGGGTTCAGCTCGTTCAATGGGTGTTGAAATCGTAGATTAA
- the rplA gene encoding 50S ribosomal protein L1: MSKNTKRFTELLKKIDSNKDYLMDEAISTVKTLASAKFDETVEIALKLNVDPRHADQMVRGSVVLPCGTGKKVRVAVIAKDAKADEAKNAGADIVGSDDLVEEIQKGNMNFDVLIATPNLMGLVGKVGRILGPKGLMPNPKTGTVTMDVAQAVNNAKNGQVNFRVDKQGNIHAGLGKVSFSKEQLKENMSAFVKAINKHKPAAAKGRYIKNASLSLTMSPSLSLDTQELLDTK, from the coding sequence ATGTCAAAAAATACTAAAAGATTTACTGAATTATTAAAGAAAATAGATTCAAATAAAGATTATTTAATGGATGAAGCGATAAGTACTGTTAAAACTCTTGCTTCTGCAAAATTTGATGAAACTGTTGAGATTGCATTAAAATTAAATGTGGATCCAAGACATGCTGATCAAATGGTAAGAGGTAGTGTAGTGTTACCTTGTGGAACTGGAAAAAAAGTTCGTGTTGCTGTTATTGCTAAAGATGCCAAGGCAGATGAAGCTAAAAATGCCGGTGCTGATATAGTAGGTAGTGATGATTTAGTTGAAGAAATTCAAAAAGGAAATATGAATTTTGATGTTTTAATTGCTACACCAAATCTTATGGGTCTTGTTGGTAAGGTTGGTCGTATTTTGGGGCCAAAAGGTTTAATGCCAAATCCAAAAACTGGAACAGTAACTATGGATGTTGCACAGGCTGTTAATAACGCTAAAAATGGTCAAGTAAATTTTCGTGTTGATAAACAGGGAAATATACACGCAGGATTAGGCAAAGTTAGTTTTTCTAAGGAACAACTCAAAGAAAATATGAGTGCTTTTGTAAAAGCTATTAATAAACATAAGCCAGCTGCAGCAAAAGGAAGATATATTAAAAATGCAAGTCTTTCTTTAACAATGAGTCCTTCTCTTTCTTTGGATACTCAAGAGCTTCTTGATACAAAATAA
- the rplJ gene encoding 50S ribosomal protein L10: MTKSQKVELVSKLEESFKNSEAVVVCNYKGLNTKRLEELRNNAREMDVKVQIIKNTLANIALKNAGKDGMELKDTNIYLWGADQLNVSKVADKFSEANQSFEIKTAFIDGEVASTSKVKALAKMPSRNELLAMLLQVWNAPITNFTIGLNALKNKKESE; this comes from the coding sequence ATGACTAAAAGCCAAAAAGTTGAGCTTGTTTCTAAACTTGAAGAAAGTTTTAAAAATAGTGAAGCTGTCGTAGTTTGTAACTATAAAGGTTTGAATACTAAAAGACTTGAAGAACTAAGAAATAATGCTAGAGAAATGGATGTTAAAGTGCAAATTATTAAAAATACTTTAGCAAATATTGCTCTTAAAAATGCCGGCAAAGATGGAATGGAACTTAAAGATACTAATATTTATCTTTGGGGTGCAGATCAATTAAATGTATCAAAAGTTGCTGATAAATTTAGCGAAGCAAATCAGTCTTTTGAAATTAAAACTGCGTTTATCGATGGTGAAGTTGCATCAACTAGTAAAGTTAAAGCATTGGCTAAAATGCCTTCGCGTAATGAATTACTTGCTATGCTTTTACAAGTTTGGAATGCACCGATTACCAATTTTACTATTGGATTAAATGCATTAAAAAATAAAAAAGAATCAGAATAA
- the rplL gene encoding 50S ribosomal protein L7/L12, giving the protein MAITKEDVLEFISNLSVLELSELVKEFEEKFGVSAAPVMVAGAVAAGGAAGGAAEEKTEFDIVLQDGGDKKINVIKVVRALTGLGLKEAKDAVEQTPSVLKEGVSKAEAEEAKKQLEEAGAKVELK; this is encoded by the coding sequence ATGGCAATTACTAAAGAAGATGTGTTAGAATTTATTTCAAATTTAAGTGTTCTTGAATTATCAGAATTAGTTAAAGAATTTGAAGAAAAATTTGGTGTTTCTGCTGCTCCTGTTATGGTTGCAGGTGCTGTTGCTGCTGGTGGAGCTGCTGGTGGAGCTGCTGAAGAAAAAACTGAATTTGATATTGTTTTACAAGATGGTGGAGATAAAAAAATCAACGTAATTAAAGTTGTTCGTGCTTTAACTGGTCTTGGTTTAAAAGAAGCTAAAGATGCTGTTGAACAAACTCCATCAGTTCTTAAAGAAGGTGTTAGCAAAGCAGAAGCAGAAGAAGCTAAAAAGCAACTTGAAGAAGCTGGTGCTAAGGTTGAACTTAAATAA
- the rpoB gene encoding DNA-directed RNA polymerase subunit beta, producing MLNTQSGNRLRIDFSNVPQQIDIPNLLQLQKKSFDYFLNVDMKNSESGIEKVFKSIFPIHDPQNRLSLEYVSSEVGKPKYTIRECMERGLTYSVNLKMKIRLTLHERDEKTGEKIGIKDIKEQEIFIREIPLMTDRISFIINGVERVVVNQLHRSPGVIFKEEESSTVANKLVYTAQIIPDRGSWLYFEYDAKDVLYVRINKRRKVPITILFRALGYKKQDIIKLFYPIQTIHVKKDKFLTEFNPNDFIDRVEYDLKDEKGNIIHQAGKRMTKKKAEQLAKDGLKWVEYPVEILTNRYLANPIINKDTGEVLFDSLTLLDEAKLAKIKEEKQFDIANDLANGVDAAIINSFIQDNETLKLLKQTENLEDENDLAAIRIYKVMRPGEPVVKDAAKTFVNDLFFNPERYDLTKVGRMKMNHKLGLDTPEYVTVLTNEDIVKTAKYLIKVKNGKGHIDDRDHLGNRRIRSIGELLANELHVGLAKMQKTIRDKFTALNTDIDKVMPYDLINPKTITVTIMEFFTGGQLSQFMDQTNPLSEVTHKRRLSALGEGGLVKERAGFEVRDVHATHYGRICPVETPEGQNIGLINTLSTYAKVNDLGFVEAPYKQVENGKISNEIVYLTATQEEGLIIAAASTKIDEKGNILEEFVEARQDGETILARREEVQLIDLCSGMIVGVAASLIPFLEHDDANRALMGSNMQRQAVPLLRAEAPIVGTGMEKIIARDAWEAIKAKRAGVVEKVDNKNIFILGEDENGPFIDHYKMEKNLRTNQNTTFTQHPIVKKGDLVQIGQIIADGPSMDKGELAIGKNALIAFMPWHGYNYEDAIVISEKILREDTFTSVHIYEKEVEARELKDGVEEITKDIPNVKEDDLAHLDESGIARIGTHIKPGMILVGKVSPKGEVKPTPEERLLRAIFGEKAGHVVNKSLYATASMEGVVVDVKIFTKKGYEKDARAVKAYDEEKLNLEKEHHDRLLMMDREETLRVCSLLSKSPLNSDEEVNGKKYKKTAKIDIKELEKINRFALNSLVKAYSKEVQKEYEDLKNHFQNEKKKLKIEHDEKLEILEKDDILPSGVVKLVKIYIATKRKLKVGDKMAGRHGNKGIVSNIVPEVDMPYLPDGRPIDIALNPLGVPSRMNIGQILESHLGVVGMKLGDQIQEIFDKKQKDFIKQLRNKILEICSVSRLTLEKKFVENLNDEQLLSYARDWTKGVKFATPVFEGVTVDEFGKLFEMAKMEMDGKSELYDGRTGEKMAERVHVGCMYMLKLHHLVDEKVHARSTGPYSLVTQQPVGGKALFGGQRFGEMEVWALEAYGAAHTLREMLTIKSDDVEGRFSAYKALTKGENVPATGIPETFFVLTNELKSLALDVEIFDKDEDNE from the coding sequence ATGTTAAATACACAATCAGGAAATCGCTTAAGAATTGATTTTTCGAATGTTCCACAACAAATAGACATTCCAAATTTATTACAATTACAAAAAAAGAGTTTTGATTATTTTTTAAATGTTGATATGAAAAATTCAGAAAGTGGTATTGAAAAAGTTTTTAAATCAATTTTTCCAATTCACGATCCACAAAATAGATTAAGTTTAGAATATGTTAGTAGCGAAGTAGGTAAGCCAAAATATACAATTAGAGAATGTATGGAAAGAGGTTTGACTTATTCGGTAAATTTAAAGATGAAAATACGTCTTACCTTACATGAAAGAGATGAAAAAACAGGTGAGAAAATAGGTATAAAAGATATTAAAGAACAAGAAATATTTATTAGAGAAATTCCTTTAATGACTGATAGAATTTCTTTTATCATCAATGGAGTAGAAAGGGTTGTTGTTAATCAACTTCATAGAAGTCCAGGTGTTATATTCAAAGAAGAAGAAAGTTCAACTGTCGCTAATAAACTTGTTTATACAGCCCAAATTATTCCAGATCGCGGTTCTTGGTTGTATTTTGAATATGATGCAAAAGATGTGCTTTATGTGCGTATTAATAAAAGAAGAAAAGTGCCTATTACAATTTTATTTAGGGCATTAGGATATAAAAAACAAGATATTATTAAATTATTCTATCCTATACAAACTATACATGTTAAAAAAGATAAATTTTTAACAGAGTTTAATCCAAACGATTTTATCGATAGAGTTGAATATGATTTAAAAGATGAAAAAGGTAATATCATTCATCAAGCTGGAAAAAGAATGACAAAGAAGAAGGCTGAGCAACTTGCTAAAGATGGATTAAAATGGGTGGAATATCCAGTTGAAATTTTGACAAATAGATATTTAGCAAATCCTATCATTAATAAAGATACAGGAGAAGTACTTTTTGATTCTTTAACTTTACTTGATGAAGCAAAGTTGGCAAAAATTAAAGAAGAAAAACAATTTGATATAGCAAATGATTTGGCAAATGGTGTTGATGCTGCCATTATAAATTCATTCATTCAAGATAATGAAACACTTAAATTATTGAAACAAACTGAAAATTTAGAAGATGAAAATGATTTAGCAGCTATTAGAATTTATAAAGTAATGAGACCTGGCGAACCTGTTGTAAAAGATGCTGCTAAGACCTTTGTAAATGATTTATTTTTTAATCCTGAAAGATATGACTTAACTAAAGTTGGTCGTATGAAAATGAATCACAAACTTGGTTTAGACACACCTGAATATGTTACTGTTTTGACAAATGAAGATATAGTAAAGACTGCAAAATATCTTATAAAAGTTAAAAATGGTAAGGGTCATATAGATGACAGGGATCATTTGGGAAATCGTCGTATTAGATCAATTGGTGAGTTACTGGCAAATGAGCTACATGTAGGCCTTGCTAAAATGCAAAAAACTATTAGAGATAAATTTACAGCATTAAATACAGATATTGATAAAGTAATGCCTTATGACTTGATCAACCCTAAAACAATTACAGTTACGATTATGGAATTTTTTACTGGTGGACAATTATCTCAGTTTATGGATCAAACCAATCCTTTGAGCGAAGTGACTCATAAGCGTCGTTTATCAGCATTGGGAGAAGGTGGTTTAGTAAAAGAAAGAGCTGGTTTTGAAGTGCGTGATGTTCATGCAACTCATTATGGAAGAATTTGTCCGGTTGAAACTCCTGAAGGCCAAAATATTGGTTTGATTAACACCTTATCAACATACGCAAAGGTTAATGATTTAGGTTTTGTTGAAGCTCCTTATAAACAAGTAGAAAATGGTAAAATTAGTAATGAAATTGTTTATTTAACTGCAACACAAGAAGAGGGGCTTATTATTGCTGCAGCATCTACAAAAATTGATGAAAAAGGCAATATTTTAGAAGAATTTGTTGAAGCTAGGCAAGATGGAGAAACTATTTTAGCTAGAAGAGAAGAGGTTCAATTAATTGATTTATGTTCGGGTATGATTGTAGGAGTAGCTGCTTCTTTGATTCCTTTCTTAGAACATGATGATGCTAATAGAGCTTTGATGGGATCAAATATGCAACGTCAAGCAGTTCCACTTTTAAGAGCTGAGGCACCGATAGTTGGTACAGGTATGGAAAAAATTATTGCTCGTGATGCTTGGGAAGCTATTAAAGCAAAAAGAGCAGGTGTAGTAGAAAAAGTTGATAATAAAAATATCTTTATTTTAGGTGAAGATGAAAATGGTCCTTTTATAGATCATTACAAAATGGAAAAGAATTTAAGAACAAACCAAAATACAACTTTTACACAACATCCTATAGTTAAAAAAGGTGATTTAGTTCAAATAGGACAAATTATAGCTGATGGGCCAAGTATGGATAAAGGTGAATTAGCTATAGGTAAAAATGCATTGATTGCTTTCATGCCTTGGCATGGTTATAATTATGAAGATGCGATTGTAATTAGTGAGAAAATTTTAAGAGAAGATACTTTTACAAGTGTTCATATTTATGAAAAAGAAGTTGAAGCTAGAGAACTTAAAGATGGTGTGGAAGAAATTACAAAAGATATTCCAAATGTAAAAGAAGATGATTTAGCTCATCTTGATGAGAGTGGCATAGCTAGGATTGGTACTCATATTAAACCAGGTATGATTTTAGTGGGTAAAGTTTCTCCTAAGGGAGAAGTTAAGCCAACTCCAGAAGAGAGATTATTAAGAGCTATTTTTGGAGAAAAAGCAGGACATGTGGTAAATAAATCTTTATATGCAACAGCTTCTATGGAGGGTGTTGTAGTTGATGTTAAGATTTTTACTAAGAAAGGTTATGAAAAAGATGCTCGTGCTGTTAAAGCATATGATGAAGAAAAATTAAACTTAGAAAAAGAACACCACGATAGATTGTTAATGATGGATAGAGAAGAAACTTTGAGGGTTTGCTCTTTACTTTCTAAGTCTCCTTTGAATTCTGATGAGGAAGTTAATGGAAAAAAATATAAAAAAACAGCAAAAATAGATATTAAAGAGCTAGAGAAAATTAATCGTTTTGCTTTAAATTCTCTAGTGAAAGCATACTCTAAAGAAGTTCAAAAAGAATATGAAGACTTAAAAAATCATTTCCAAAATGAAAAGAAAAAATTAAAGATAGAGCATGACGAAAAACTTGAAATTTTAGAGAAAGATGATATTTTACCTAGTGGTGTAGTTAAGCTTGTAAAAATATATATTGCTACCAAGAGAAAGCTTAAAGTTGGTGACAAAATGGCTGGAAGACATGGTAATAAAGGTATTGTTTCAAATATCGTTCCAGAAGTTGATATGCCTTATTTGCCAGATGGACGACCTATTGATATAGCTTTAAATCCACTAGGAGTTCCAAGCCGTATGAATATAGGTCAGATTCTTGAAAGTCATTTAGGTGTAGTGGGTATGAAATTAGGCGACCAAATTCAAGAAATTTTTGACAAAAAACAAAAAGATTTTATCAAGCAATTGCGTAATAAAATTCTTGAAATTTGTAGCGTTTCTAGACTTACTTTGGAAAAGAAATTTGTTGAAAATTTAAATGATGAACAATTACTTTCTTATGCTAGAGATTGGACTAAAGGAGTTAAATTTGCAACACCAGTTTTTGAAGGTGTTACAGTTGATGAATTTGGTAAACTTTTTGAAATGGCAAAAATGGAAATGGATGGTAAAAGTGAGCTTTATGATGGAAGAACCGGCGAAAAAATGGCAGAACGTGTTCATGTAGGGTGTATGTATATGCTTAAATTACACCATTTGGTTGATGAGAAAGTTCACGCACGAAGTACTGGACCTTATAGTCTTGTGACCCAACAACCAGTGGGTGGAAAAGCTTTATTTGGTGGTCAAAGATTTGGTGAAATGGAAGTTTGGGCATTGGAAGCTTATGGTGCTGCTCATACTTTAAGAGAAATGTTGACTATAAAATCAGATGATGTTGAGGGTAGATTTAGTGCTTATAAAGCTTTAACAAAAGGCGAAAATGTTCCAGCTACTGGTATTCCAGAAACATTTTTTGTACTTACAAATGAATTAAAATCTCTTGCTTTAGATGTTGAGATTTTTGATAAGGATGAAGATAATGAGTAA